One Pelodiscus sinensis isolate JC-2024 chromosome 25, ASM4963464v1, whole genome shotgun sequence DNA window includes the following coding sequences:
- the TRNP1 gene encoding TMF-regulated nuclear protein 1 gives MTGGAAEPLPGRAGAGKPRRRAEEEAAGGAALPGAVRALELAEARRRLLEVEARRRLVLELESRVQQLHRVFVQAELRMASRAESLARLGSGAGQAQIYLAAHGQRLKKSLRRSRKARPPALLASALGLGSCVPWAGGTLRRGRGGAPEPPESPFKRSLQGPPPGQQAA, from the coding sequence ATGACCGGCGGAGCCGCGGAGCCGCTGCCCGGCCGCGCCGGAGCGGGCAAGCCGCGGCGGCGggcggaggaggaggcggcgggcggCGCGGCGCTGCCCGGGGCGGTGCGGGCGCTGGAGCTGGCCGAGGCGCGGCGGCGGCTGCTGGAGGTGGAGGCCCGGCGGCGCCTGGTGCTGGAGCTGGAGAGCCGGGTGCAGCAGCTGCACCGCGTGTTCGTGCAGGCCGAGCTGCGCATGGCCAGCCGCGCCGAGAGCCTGGCCCGCCTGGGCAGCGGCGCCGGCCAGGCTCAGATCTACCTGGCGGCGCACGGGCAGCGCCTCAAGAAGAGCCTGCGGCGCTCCCGCAAGGCGCGGCCGCCCGCCCTGCTGGCCTCggcgctggggctgggcagctgcgTGCCCTGGGCGGGGGGCACGCTGCGCCGCGGCCGGGGGGGCGCCCCGGAGCCGCCCGAGTCCCCCTTCAAGAGGAGCCTGCAGGGGCCGCCGCCGGGACAGCAGGCGGCCTGA